The following proteins are co-located in the Manihot esculenta cultivar AM560-2 chromosome 9, M.esculenta_v8, whole genome shotgun sequence genome:
- the LOC110623362 gene encoding uncharacterized protein LOC110623362: MIGCDCFYWSQVNDEFYSVEPQPFSLPAPIPQWPQGQGFATERINLGELEIIKITQFESVWSSNLLHGKGVTFYRPVGIADGFYCLGHYCQSNDQPLQGYVLVASDANLQKPEVRQLCDSKPGSPALKRPLNYSLIWSTVSHDDGCGYFWLPNPPAGYKAMGVVVTNKPEEPSVEEVRCIRADLTEKCETCDLIISKVSKTFNNQFQVWNTRPCKRGMHSKGVSVGTFYCSTYLSSEDDLLDVACLKNLDCTLHAMPNLDQIHALIKHFGPTVFFHPDEDCLPSSVQWFFKNGALLYQEGKDEGQHIDYRGSNLPCEGQNDREYWIDLPNDDDARNNIKRGDLESAELYVHVKPALGGTFTDIAFWVFCPFNGPATLKIGLMSIPMTKIGQHVGDWEHFTLRVSNFTGELWQVYFSQHSGGEWVHASDLEFIEGNRPIVYSSKHGHASFPHPGTYLQGSTKLGVGVRNDAAQSKYYIDSSTKYQLIAAEYLGDGVVTEPCWLQFMREWGPTIVYDSRSELDKIINHLPFFVRFSVENIFDLFPTELYGEEGPTGPKVKDNWLGDERC, encoded by the coding sequence GTCAGGGATTTGCTACTGAGAGAATAAACCTGGGAGAACTAGAAATCATCAAAATTACCCAGTTTGAGAGTGTTTGGAGCTCCAACCTGTTGCATGGAAAAGGAGTCACATTTTATAGACCTGTTGGGATCGCTGATGGTTTTTATTGCCTTGGCCACTACTGTCAGTCCAATGACCAACCATTGCAAGGGTACGTTCTTGTGGCCAGTGATGCCAACTTGCAGAAACCTGAAGTTCGTCAGCTCTGTGACTCGAAACCAGGCTCTCCAGCTCTGAAACGGCCACTTAACTACTCATTGATTTGGAGTACCGTTTCACACGACGATGGTTGTGGTTACTTTTGGCTTCCAAACCCTCCAGCAGGTTACAAGGCAATGGGTGTTGTGGTCACTAACAAGCCAGAGGAGCCTAGCGTTGAAGAAGTTAGATGCATTCGTGCAGATCTTACAGAAAAATGTGAAACTTGTGATTTGATCATTTCCAAAGTTTcaaaaactttcaataatcaatTTCAGGTCTGGAACACAAGACCCTGCAAAAGGGGAATGCATTCTAAAGGTGTTTCCGTGGGGACGTTTTACTGCAGCACCTACTTGAGTTCTGAAGATGATTTGCTAGATGTTGCATGCTTGAAGAATCTTGACTGTACCCTACACGCAATGCCAAATCTAGACCAGATTCATGCGCTCATTAAGCACTTTGGCCCTACTGTGTTCTTCCATCCTGATGAAGATTGCTTGCCATCATCAGTACAGTGGTTCTTCAAAAATGGAGCACTTCTGTATCAAGAAGGCAAGGATGAGGGTCAACATATTGACTATAGGGGTTCAAACTTGCCTTGTGAAGGTCAAAATGATAGGGAATATTGGATTGATTTGCCGAATGATGATGATGCTAGAaataacatcaaaagaggagatCTAGAGAGCGCTGAGCTTTACGTTCATGTGAAACCAGCGCTTGGAGGAACTTTTACTGATATTGCATTTTGGGTATTTTGTCCCTTCAATGGACCAGCCACCCTTAAAATTGGGTTAATGAGCATACCAATGACCAAGATTGGGCAACATGTGGGTGATTGGGAGCACTTCACCCTTCGTGTAAGTAACTTCACAGGGGAACTATGGCAAGTCTACTTTTCACAGCATAGTGGTGGCGAATGGGTGCACGCTTCTGATTTGGAATTTATTGAAGGTAATAGGCCAATTGTTTATTCATCAAAACATGGTCATGCTAGTTTTCCTCACCCTGGTACTTACCTTCAAGGATCAACAAAGCTTGGAGTCGGGGTGAGAAATGATGCTGCCCAAAGCAAATATTATATAGATTCAAGCACAAAGTATCAGCTAATTGCAGCCGAGTATCTTGGAGACGGAGTAGTCACAGAGCCGTGCTGGCTGCAATTTATGCGAGAATGGGGTCCAACCATTGTATATGACTCAAGATCTGAGCTAGATAAGATTATAAATCACCTCCCATTCTTTGTTAGATTCTCAGTGGAGAACATCTTTGACCTGTTCCCAACTGAACTTTATGGCGAGGAGGGACCAACCGGACCAAAGGTGAAAGATAACTGGTTGGGAGATGAAAGATGCTAG